The following proteins come from a genomic window of Terriglobales bacterium:
- a CDS encoding Rieske 2Fe-2S domain-containing protein, which translates to MEVFEATAAPREAIEQAAPSSTGRRRFVQVLLGGGLLASAASFIYPVLRYLVPPAATDMGGDVVVAARVGELKPNSAKIFRFGNRPGLLLLGSDGEYRAMSATCTHLSCTVQYRSDVKQVWCACHNGTYDLAGRNVSGPPPRPLELFDVHVRGDEIV; encoded by the coding sequence ATGGAAGTGTTTGAAGCGACAGCCGCGCCGCGGGAGGCGATCGAGCAAGCTGCCCCGAGCAGCACCGGGCGCCGGCGTTTTGTACAGGTATTACTCGGCGGCGGACTGCTGGCATCGGCCGCATCCTTCATTTATCCCGTCCTTCGTTACCTGGTTCCACCCGCCGCGACCGACATGGGCGGCGACGTTGTAGTGGCCGCGCGCGTCGGCGAACTGAAACCCAACAGCGCCAAGATTTTCCGTTTCGGAAACCGCCCCGGGCTGCTGCTGCTGGGCAGCGATGGCGAATACCGCGCCATGTCAGCCACCTGTACGCACTTGAGTTGCACGGTGCAATACCGCAGCGACGTCAAGCAGGTGTGGTGCGCCTGCCATAACGGCACCTACGACCTGGCGGGGCGCAACGTTTCCGGCCCGCCACCGCGGCCGCTGGAGCTGTTCGATGTCCACGTGCGCGGCGACGAAATCGTG